One Roseimaritima multifibrata DNA window includes the following coding sequences:
- a CDS encoding sulfatase family protein, with protein sequence MKNNTTFAILTVVVACFLPSARATDSPPNIVMILSDDQSWTDYGFMGHEAIRTPNLDQLAKESATFERGYVPTALCRPSLATLITGLYSHQNGITGNDPAATAANRMYQQQTGTDPRELLISNIDQHPTLPQMLGERGYLSFQSGKWWEGNYQRGGFTAGMTRGFPKPGGRHGDDGLAIGRTGMAPVNAFIDSATEQDKPFLLWYAPFLPHTPHNPPQRILNKYAQPGRSESVAKYYAMCDWFDETCGQLLDKLDEKGISENTLVVYVTDNGWIQDPNGKGYTERSKRSPYEAGTRTPIMFRWPGKITPTMRNELCSSIDIVPTILAAAGAKIPANLPGLNLLPNLEQDTPIDRDTIYGESFAHDIADIQNPQASLLYRWVIQGNDKLLLTYDGDTGKMRFPPKDGKPQLFDLKKDPHEMKNLASQRPQRVEELNQLIENWYPVTERTAGRIASQPAPKQSK encoded by the coding sequence ATGAAAAACAATACAACATTCGCCATTCTTACGGTGGTGGTTGCCTGCTTCCTACCCAGTGCGAGGGCAACCGACAGCCCTCCTAACATCGTTATGATTCTCTCGGACGACCAGTCTTGGACGGATTATGGATTCATGGGACACGAAGCAATACGCACTCCCAACCTTGATCAATTGGCAAAAGAAAGTGCGACGTTTGAACGTGGCTACGTCCCGACAGCACTGTGCCGACCTTCGTTGGCGACCCTAATCACAGGTCTCTATTCCCATCAAAACGGAATCACGGGAAATGATCCAGCAGCAACCGCAGCGAACCGGATGTATCAGCAGCAAACGGGGACGGATCCTCGCGAGCTACTGATTTCCAACATCGACCAACATCCAACGCTGCCGCAAATGCTAGGCGAACGGGGGTACCTTAGTTTTCAATCTGGCAAATGGTGGGAAGGGAATTATCAACGAGGCGGATTTACTGCTGGGATGACTCGAGGTTTTCCGAAACCCGGAGGCCGACATGGCGACGACGGGTTAGCAATTGGGCGTACTGGAATGGCCCCGGTTAACGCGTTTATTGATAGTGCGACCGAACAAGACAAACCGTTCCTGCTTTGGTACGCGCCATTCCTACCCCACACTCCACACAATCCTCCTCAACGCATTCTGAACAAATACGCACAACCTGGACGCTCTGAATCGGTCGCGAAGTACTACGCAATGTGCGACTGGTTTGACGAAACATGCGGGCAGTTACTAGACAAATTGGACGAAAAGGGCATTTCGGAAAACACGTTAGTGGTTTATGTCACCGACAATGGTTGGATCCAAGACCCCAACGGCAAGGGATACACAGAACGCTCCAAGCGCAGCCCCTATGAAGCCGGCACACGGACTCCGATCATGTTCCGCTGGCCCGGAAAAATCACGCCGACGATGCGTAATGAACTTTGCAGCAGCATCGATATTGTGCCGACTATCTTGGCTGCCGCAGGAGCGAAAATCCCCGCCAATCTTCCGGGGTTAAACCTCTTACCCAATCTTGAGCAGGACACTCCAATCGATCGCGACACCATCTATGGCGAATCTTTTGCACATGACATCGCGGACATCCAGAACCCACAGGCTTCGCTGCTGTACCGCTGGGTGATTCAAGGTAACGACAAGTTATTGCTTACGTACGACGGAGATACGGGAAAAATGAGATTCCCCCCAAAGGATGGCAAGCCTCAACTATTTGATCTAAAAAAGGACCCTCATGAAATGAAGAATCTGGCTTCCCAGCGGCCGCAACGGGTCGAAGAGTTAAACCAATTGATCGAAAATTGGTACCCTGTTACCGAACGAACTGCCGGAAGGATTGCAAGTCAGCCGGCCCCCAAACAAAGCAAATAA
- a CDS encoding DUF5722 domain-containing protein gives MLRPIAFVLGLACACILSANEKDSAKPIACTVTAFSPDFAKSVKSEHGTIEIHDSTSLLVTPQSPITAGSWVLELEYFCVGDVEEMRLLPGPQFAKDHSIALEPFGHSEVFTLYRAELVASETFPIAEAKSLRWDLRMKPDTKLQIRNLHLRRKRAGEFSSDSNQSKFVATAEALETYLAKSFDSRILDVRVGEQDITISGTVSGSPDNVFIGEIPMETLVSASSPYRSTTAVSIDEKGNFTTRVQRLITFEDRQLDRLTSRWQLLRRNPNGDEAISHARYAQSVYCESPDLREVQPASKKGLGGWSARRAPSLENEIADLGITALTVNLAALQQYVSTKPTEGSTPIHWQGRTYYANEKRLRGLDQTFLEAEKHGALVSAILLITNPKSKGDSDAHLLAHPDADPSGTFAMPAVTSPDGIAYYGAILNFMAKRWSKDNGEHGRVHHWIVHNEVDFGWVWTNAGRQSDITYMDLYQRSMRLTDLIARQYDPYARSWITLTHHWAEPGTKDGYGSKRMLDLLVRFCQAEGDFPWGLAHHPYPQNLFNPRTWEDHQATFSFETPKITPKNLEVLDAYMKLPKMRYQGEVRPVHLSENGFNSKDYSEKSLQDQAAGMALAWKKIQSLSSIKSWQYHNWIDNRHEGGLRIGLRKFPDDEKEPLGKKPIWFLYQALGTPEEDLQADKYLKTIGIDSWDQVLHKEVIR, from the coding sequence ATGCTTCGTCCGATAGCTTTCGTCCTTGGGCTCGCCTGCGCCTGCATTCTTTCCGCAAACGAAAAGGACTCCGCGAAACCGATCGCGTGCACGGTCACTGCATTTTCACCCGACTTCGCGAAAAGCGTTAAGAGTGAACACGGGACCATTGAAATTCATGATTCCACTTCGCTGTTAGTGACTCCCCAATCGCCGATCACGGCGGGAAGCTGGGTGTTGGAACTTGAATATTTCTGCGTGGGTGATGTGGAGGAGATGCGTTTGCTACCGGGTCCCCAGTTCGCCAAAGACCATTCCATTGCACTTGAGCCATTTGGGCATAGCGAAGTCTTTACGCTTTATCGAGCCGAATTGGTCGCATCAGAAACCTTTCCGATCGCGGAGGCCAAATCGTTGCGATGGGATTTACGCATGAAACCCGATACAAAACTGCAGATTCGCAACCTCCATTTGCGGCGAAAGCGAGCTGGGGAATTTTCATCGGATTCCAATCAATCAAAATTCGTCGCAACGGCGGAGGCTCTGGAAACGTACCTAGCGAAGTCGTTCGACAGTCGGATCCTTGATGTCCGTGTTGGCGAGCAGGACATTACGATCTCTGGCACCGTCAGCGGATCGCCGGACAATGTCTTCATTGGCGAAATCCCAATGGAAACCTTGGTCTCGGCGAGCTCACCTTACCGATCGACAACGGCGGTTTCTATCGACGAAAAAGGCAATTTCACCACACGTGTGCAACGATTGATCACCTTCGAAGACCGACAACTGGACCGGCTCACTTCTCGCTGGCAACTGCTCCGTCGTAATCCCAACGGCGACGAAGCGATTAGCCACGCGCGTTACGCTCAATCCGTCTACTGTGAATCGCCTGACCTAAGAGAAGTGCAACCGGCGTCGAAAAAAGGATTAGGCGGTTGGTCTGCCCGCCGCGCCCCCTCCCTCGAAAACGAAATTGCGGACCTCGGGATCACCGCACTAACCGTCAACTTGGCGGCGCTTCAGCAATACGTATCGACGAAGCCAACGGAGGGCTCGACTCCGATTCATTGGCAGGGACGAACGTACTACGCCAACGAAAAAAGGCTGCGGGGGCTGGATCAAACTTTTCTTGAAGCCGAAAAACATGGAGCACTCGTTTCTGCGATTCTGCTGATCACCAACCCAAAATCAAAAGGGGACAGCGACGCCCATTTGTTGGCTCATCCCGATGCCGACCCCAGTGGCACGTTCGCGATGCCAGCCGTTACGTCGCCCGATGGGATTGCCTACTACGGAGCCATTTTGAATTTCATGGCGAAACGCTGGTCGAAGGACAATGGCGAACACGGACGAGTCCATCACTGGATCGTGCACAACGAAGTTGACTTCGGATGGGTGTGGACCAATGCTGGCCGACAATCCGACATCACCTACATGGATCTCTACCAACGCTCGATGCGTCTGACCGACCTAATTGCTCGTCAATATGATCCCTATGCTCGGTCGTGGATCACGCTTACGCATCACTGGGCAGAACCGGGAACCAAAGATGGATACGGGTCCAAGCGAATGCTGGACCTGCTGGTTCGTTTTTGCCAAGCCGAAGGAGATTTCCCTTGGGGTTTGGCGCACCACCCCTATCCGCAAAACCTGTTCAACCCCAGAACCTGGGAGGATCACCAAGCAACATTCAGTTTTGAAACGCCCAAGATTACGCCTAAAAACTTAGAGGTATTAGATGCATACATGAAATTGCCCAAGATGCGTTATCAAGGCGAAGTGCGGCCCGTTCATCTTTCAGAAAACGGATTCAATTCGAAAGACTATTCGGAAAAATCACTGCAAGACCAAGCTGCGGGAATGGCGTTGGCCTGGAAGAAAATACAGAGCCTCTCCTCGATAAAATCGTGGCAATATCACAACTGGATCGACAATCGACATGAGGGTGGGTTAAGAATCGGGCTGCGGAAATTCCCGGATGACGAGAAGGAGCCGCTTGGCAAGAAACCGATTTGGTTTTTATACCAAGCACTCGGGACCCCTGAGGAAGATTTGCAGGCAGACAAGTACCTGAAGACGATCGGGATCGATTCGTGGGACCAGGTCTTACATAAAGAAGTAATCCGCTAG
- a CDS encoding FmdB family zinc ribbon protein — MPIYEYDCQTCKHPVEVLLNRADETPECPDCGGEKLTRLLSVPATPSVRSGSGSLPVAAESCAAPRCCGGGCQ, encoded by the coding sequence GTGCCCATTTATGAATACGATTGTCAGACCTGCAAGCACCCGGTCGAAGTGCTACTAAATCGGGCCGATGAAACCCCGGAGTGCCCCGATTGTGGAGGCGAAAAGCTAACACGGCTACTAAGCGTCCCCGCGACCCCCAGCGTCCGCTCCGGTAGTGGAAGTCTGCCAGTCGCCGCAGAGAGCTGCGCAGCCCCACGCTGCTGTGGTGGCGGCTGTCAGTAA
- the rsmG gene encoding 16S rRNA (guanine(527)-N(7))-methyltransferase RsmG, with translation MPIDAEFQAALERAGYELPEPMAEKIEAYVRVLWDWNERLNLTRHTDWQTFVERDLRDVLQLVPLIEPNEEVLDLGSGGGVPGIPLAILRPDIQVSLAESVGKRATVLNTFVEELDLPVPVYAARGEDILEDFRFETIVVRAVGSMLKICNWIAPHWPSVGRILMIKGPKWVEERGEARHFGAMEQLDLRKLATYPLGDGENEGVILQVMPAARIRE, from the coding sequence TTGCCGATCGATGCCGAATTTCAAGCCGCACTAGAGCGGGCCGGATACGAATTGCCCGAACCGATGGCTGAAAAGATTGAAGCGTACGTTCGAGTGCTATGGGATTGGAATGAACGTCTCAATTTGACTAGGCATACTGACTGGCAGACTTTTGTCGAACGAGACCTGCGCGATGTCCTGCAATTGGTGCCCCTGATCGAACCCAATGAAGAGGTTTTGGATCTAGGGTCAGGAGGAGGCGTTCCGGGGATTCCTTTAGCGATCCTGCGTCCCGACATTCAGGTTTCGCTAGCCGAATCGGTTGGGAAACGGGCAACAGTATTGAACACCTTTGTCGAAGAGCTTGATCTGCCGGTACCCGTCTATGCGGCCCGCGGCGAAGACATTCTGGAAGATTTTCGGTTTGAAACCATTGTCGTCAGGGCGGTTGGTTCGATGCTGAAAATCTGTAACTGGATCGCCCCACACTGGCCGTCGGTTGGGCGCATACTAATGATCAAAGGCCCGAAATGGGTCGAAGAGCGAGGCGAAGCAAGGCATTTTGGTGCGATGGAACAACTGGACCTACGAAAACTTGCCACCTATCCCCTGGGCGACGGCGAGAACGAAGGGGTCATCCTGCAGGTGATGCCGGCCGCTCGCATTCGCGAGTAA
- the tsaD gene encoding tRNA (adenosine(37)-N6)-threonylcarbamoyltransferase complex transferase subunit TsaD has protein sequence MAILTIESTCDETAAAVIGLDGSVLGDALATQTELHEHFRGVVPEVAARAHVERILPVIDTAIRKSGLKPEDLTAIAVAQTPGLAGSLLVGLVAAKTLAVAWEKPLIAINHLYAHIYACQLASEQSIYPCIGLVVSGGHTSLYDCQGPLDLTYLGGTIDDAAGEAFDKVAAMLGLDFPGGPAVSRAAASGDPKKFRFPRSMLNKPGFDFSFSGLKTAVRYELVGPGEKDFSQLNLSEQEIADICASFQQAVIDVLVAKSRRAIRESQAKRLCVGGGVAANRILRAALQQAADEDGFELQIAPPELCTDNAVMGAIALEKLARKEFAPLDIDIQPGLQRGR, from the coding sequence ATGGCTATTCTGACAATTGAATCGACTTGCGACGAGACGGCTGCCGCTGTAATTGGTCTGGACGGATCGGTTTTAGGGGATGCTCTGGCAACTCAAACCGAACTCCACGAGCATTTTCGGGGGGTTGTGCCCGAGGTCGCTGCCCGGGCACACGTCGAACGAATCCTTCCGGTGATCGATACGGCGATCCGCAAATCAGGCCTCAAACCCGAGGATTTGACCGCGATCGCCGTCGCCCAAACCCCTGGTTTAGCGGGCTCATTGCTGGTTGGCCTGGTCGCCGCCAAGACGCTGGCGGTTGCTTGGGAAAAGCCGCTGATTGCGATCAATCACCTCTATGCCCATATCTACGCCTGCCAGCTTGCCTCCGAGCAGTCGATTTACCCTTGCATCGGATTGGTGGTCAGCGGAGGTCACACCAGCCTGTATGACTGCCAAGGTCCTCTCGACCTGACGTACCTAGGGGGAACGATTGACGATGCCGCTGGAGAAGCGTTTGATAAAGTCGCTGCGATGCTGGGGCTGGATTTCCCCGGTGGCCCAGCCGTTTCGCGAGCCGCTGCATCGGGTGATCCGAAAAAATTTCGATTTCCTCGCTCCATGCTGAACAAACCGGGGTTCGATTTCAGTTTCAGCGGCCTCAAAACGGCCGTTCGCTACGAACTGGTCGGCCCTGGTGAAAAAGACTTCTCCCAACTAAACCTCAGCGAACAAGAAATCGCCGACATCTGTGCCTCATTCCAGCAGGCCGTGATCGACGTTTTAGTCGCCAAAAGCCGCCGGGCGATCCGCGAATCTCAAGCGAAACGCCTATGCGTTGGCGGCGGCGTCGCAGCAAATCGAATCCTCCGCGCGGCGCTTCAACAAGCGGCCGACGAGGACGGGTTCGAACTGCAGATTGCCCCGCCAGAACTGTGCACCGACAATGCCGTTATGGGAGCGATCGCATTGGAGAAACTAGCTCGCAAAGAATTTGCTCCGCTGGATATCGACATCCAGCCGGGACTGCAACGAGGCCGCTAA
- a CDS encoding DUF1552 domain-containing protein, which translates to MTTPRLNRRTLLRGTGALMGLPMLEAMVTRQSAAAAAAASPTANTRMACIFFPNGAIMPDWTPKGAGADWEISKTLKPFEPFKSKINVISGLALDKGRSNGDGAGDHARCSASFLTASQPVKTASNIHVGISVDQVAAQQLDGQNKLSSIELGLTSSRNAGSCDSGYSCAYSSNISWRSATQATSKEVTPRLAFERLFGNGDVAGRRERDFYRTSILDVVAEDAQHLLKHASGSDKRKLGEYFESVRDLEQRIVRAEAEDRAALPDLDVPEGRPESFREHARLMFDVMALGFQTNSTRVATMMLDNAGGGRAYREVGVNDSHHGLSHHRNDVDKVKSLSTIDHYLAEQAAYFLEKLDSIPEGEGTLLDHCMVMYGSGISDGNRHQHDQLPVVMAGSANGQFKTGQHMVTGKEIPMANLYMSMLDAMGTPAESIGDSTGRFDLIKA; encoded by the coding sequence ATGACTACGCCACGATTGAACCGCCGAACGTTGTTGCGAGGAACCGGAGCCCTGATGGGGTTGCCGATGCTGGAAGCTATGGTCACTCGCCAGAGTGCAGCTGCGGCGGCCGCGGCCTCTCCTACTGCCAACACGCGGATGGCCTGCATCTTTTTCCCTAACGGGGCGATCATGCCTGACTGGACTCCTAAGGGGGCCGGTGCCGATTGGGAAATTTCGAAAACGCTAAAGCCTTTCGAACCGTTCAAATCCAAAATCAACGTCATCTCTGGATTGGCGCTTGATAAGGGACGGTCCAATGGAGATGGTGCTGGAGACCACGCTCGTTGCTCGGCCAGTTTCTTGACGGCTTCTCAGCCCGTCAAAACCGCAAGTAACATTCACGTTGGGATTTCGGTTGACCAAGTGGCCGCTCAGCAGTTGGATGGCCAAAACAAACTCAGCTCGATTGAGCTGGGGCTAACGTCCAGTCGCAACGCTGGGAGTTGCGATTCAGGTTATAGCTGTGCGTACTCTTCAAACATCTCTTGGCGCAGTGCGACCCAAGCGACGTCCAAAGAAGTCACGCCGCGTCTGGCGTTTGAGCGTCTGTTTGGCAACGGAGACGTTGCGGGACGGCGGGAACGTGATTTCTACCGCACCAGTATTCTCGATGTCGTCGCCGAAGATGCTCAGCACTTGCTGAAGCACGCGAGCGGTTCGGACAAACGGAAGCTGGGCGAGTACTTCGAATCGGTCCGCGATCTGGAACAACGGATCGTGCGAGCGGAAGCCGAAGATCGAGCCGCCCTGCCCGATCTGGATGTCCCCGAAGGGCGTCCCGAATCGTTCCGTGAGCACGCACGCCTGATGTTTGATGTCATGGCGTTAGGCTTTCAGACGAATTCGACGCGGGTTGCCACGATGATGTTGGACAACGCCGGTGGCGGTCGAGCCTATCGCGAAGTTGGCGTGAATGATTCGCATCACGGTCTAAGCCATCATCGCAACGACGTGGACAAGGTCAAAAGCCTTTCAACGATCGATCACTACCTGGCTGAACAGGCTGCGTACTTCCTCGAGAAACTGGATTCGATTCCTGAGGGCGAGGGAACGCTGCTGGATCACTGCATGGTGATGTACGGAAGTGGAATCAGCGATGGTAATCGCCATCAGCATGACCAGCTGCCCGTCGTGATGGCTGGTAGTGCAAACGGTCAATTCAAAACCGGTCAGCACATGGTGACCGGCAAAGAAATTCCGATGGCCAATCTTTACATGTCGATGTTGGATGCGATGGGTACGCCCGCCGAATCGATCGGCGACAGCACCGGCCGCTTTGATTTGATCAAGGCGTAA
- a CDS encoding DUF1592 domain-containing protein — MRLHAVPSGLSLLLLVFIACPARTDEPVKKATPQSSSAMEAYLATGADLVRSHCLDCHNEDFQEAEVDLSAFADPEKLAADQELWRRALQMIKFGAMPPADAEPFTDTQREAFVHTLTAALNQAACDLDPKPGKVTVRRLNRSEYDNTVSDLFKTRISVAADFPQDEVGAGFDNNGDVLSVPPMLFEKYIAAAEQISKQVVFDPSTIEKKTHELSGDQIHVVGESWVGSFFGHFLAKDAFAWTEVTVPYAGKYRLEISAGAPKKGEKVRIGVFNAAGEPLGEKEFDYFGGGGSSDREALDVNLKKGLNRFLFALLPPEEKVVEDKDKDKDKDKAGDDKAKAAEVAKAKEKEKKEQEAADEAAQIKLPDFALLTDQVIAEGRAAVGKTLKISRKIEQLPVVMMIRKASFRGPSELPDEIYPASHRVLITVTPKKGVSNRQAAKECLKPFLRRAFRGPVDDATVDRYARLAEMASKREKSFERGMQVAVSAILLSPRFLFRSELPGPDSKGKPGDVQPIEDFQLASRLSYFLWSSMPDEELLQLAAEGRLNDEAVLRDQVKRMIADKRAVALADNFAAQWLGLRNLDVVEPNTDQFPQFDDSLRNAMRTETLMVFQDVVDNNRSVVTLLDSPETFLNERLAKHYGIDGVKGDDFRRVSVAEHGRAGILTHASVLTLTSYPGRTSPVLRGKWVLENILGTRPPDPPPGVPELDVTSEANPTASLRKQLEQHRADPGCASCHVVMDDIGFGLDHFGPIGNYRDDDNGKPIDSTGTLPGGRAFDGALPLIQQIRDAETASFVETVANRLLTYAIGRELTVTDTCFLVDVVAQSAKQDHRFVDLATAVVLSKPFRFHTLEEN, encoded by the coding sequence ATGCGGCTACACGCAGTCCCAAGCGGCCTGTCGCTTTTGCTGCTGGTTTTCATCGCTTGTCCTGCAAGAACCGATGAGCCGGTTAAAAAAGCGACTCCTCAATCCTCTTCCGCCATGGAAGCGTATCTGGCTACCGGTGCTGACTTAGTTCGCTCGCACTGCCTGGATTGTCACAACGAAGATTTTCAGGAAGCCGAAGTCGATTTGTCGGCTTTCGCGGACCCCGAAAAACTGGCGGCCGATCAAGAGCTTTGGCGTCGTGCGTTGCAGATGATTAAGTTTGGTGCGATGCCGCCAGCGGACGCGGAACCGTTCACCGACACGCAGCGTGAAGCCTTTGTTCATACGTTGACCGCGGCGCTTAACCAAGCGGCCTGTGACCTGGATCCTAAACCGGGCAAGGTGACCGTTCGTCGCCTGAACCGTTCGGAATACGACAATACCGTAAGCGATCTATTTAAGACTCGGATTTCGGTTGCCGCTGATTTTCCGCAGGATGAAGTTGGGGCCGGGTTCGACAATAACGGCGACGTTCTATCGGTCCCGCCAATGCTGTTTGAAAAATACATCGCAGCTGCCGAGCAAATTTCGAAACAGGTGGTTTTTGATCCCAGCACGATTGAAAAGAAAACACACGAACTCTCCGGCGACCAAATTCATGTGGTTGGCGAATCTTGGGTCGGGAGCTTCTTTGGCCACTTCCTTGCGAAGGACGCTTTCGCTTGGACGGAAGTGACCGTTCCCTACGCTGGCAAGTATCGACTAGAAATTTCGGCCGGAGCGCCAAAGAAGGGTGAAAAGGTTCGCATCGGGGTCTTCAATGCCGCCGGTGAGCCGTTGGGCGAGAAAGAATTTGACTACTTCGGTGGCGGTGGATCAAGCGATCGGGAAGCGTTAGACGTCAACCTGAAAAAAGGTTTAAACCGCTTCCTCTTTGCGTTGTTGCCCCCAGAAGAGAAAGTCGTCGAAGACAAAGACAAAGACAAAGACAAAGACAAAGCTGGCGACGATAAAGCCAAAGCCGCCGAAGTTGCAAAAGCAAAAGAGAAGGAAAAGAAGGAACAGGAAGCTGCGGACGAAGCGGCTCAAATCAAGTTGCCAGACTTTGCGTTGTTGACCGATCAAGTGATCGCCGAAGGCCGAGCGGCCGTCGGTAAGACTCTTAAAATCAGCCGGAAGATCGAGCAGCTGCCGGTTGTGATGATGATTCGCAAGGCGAGCTTCCGTGGACCGAGTGAGCTGCCCGATGAAATTTACCCCGCATCCCATCGTGTTCTGATCACGGTTACCCCCAAGAAGGGAGTTTCCAATCGGCAAGCTGCTAAGGAATGTCTGAAACCGTTTTTGCGTCGCGCGTTTCGCGGGCCTGTCGACGACGCCACTGTCGACCGTTATGCCCGTTTGGCGGAGATGGCATCCAAGCGAGAAAAATCGTTTGAACGCGGGATGCAGGTCGCTGTCAGCGCGATTTTGCTCTCGCCGCGGTTCCTGTTTCGCTCGGAATTGCCAGGGCCCGATTCAAAGGGGAAACCAGGGGATGTTCAGCCGATTGAAGATTTTCAATTGGCCAGTCGGCTCTCCTATTTCCTCTGGAGCAGCATGCCGGATGAGGAACTGTTGCAACTGGCTGCCGAAGGCCGTTTGAACGATGAAGCGGTGTTGCGTGATCAAGTGAAACGGATGATCGCGGATAAGCGAGCGGTCGCCCTTGCAGACAATTTTGCTGCCCAGTGGTTGGGGCTGCGAAACCTGGATGTTGTCGAACCGAACACGGACCAGTTTCCGCAGTTTGACGATTCACTAAGGAACGCCATGCGGACCGAAACGTTGATGGTTTTCCAAGATGTTGTTGACAATAACCGCAGCGTTGTGACCCTGCTTGATTCGCCCGAGACGTTTCTGAACGAGCGGTTAGCGAAACATTATGGAATCGATGGGGTTAAAGGTGATGACTTCCGGCGTGTTTCGGTTGCCGAGCACGGACGAGCTGGGATCCTCACCCATGCAAGTGTTCTAACCCTTACCAGTTATCCCGGACGAACCTCGCCGGTGTTGCGAGGCAAGTGGGTCCTCGAAAATATCCTTGGCACGCGGCCTCCAGATCCTCCGCCAGGCGTTCCTGAATTGGACGTGACGTCGGAAGCCAATCCGACGGCCTCGTTGCGTAAACAACTTGAACAGCACCGCGCGGACCCAGGATGTGCATCCTGTCACGTTGTGATGGATGACATCGGGTTTGGATTGGATCACTTTGGACCGATCGGGAATTACCGTGACGATGACAACGGCAAACCGATCGATTCGACAGGCACGCTGCCTGGCGGTCGAGCCTTTGATGGGGCTTTGCCTCTGATTCAGCAGATCCGCGATGCCGAAACCGCAAGCTTTGTTGAAACCGTCGCCAACCGTCTGTTAACCTATGCGATTGGTCGCGAATTAACCGTTACAGATACTTGTTTTTTAGTTGATGTTGTTGCTCAATCCGCTAAACAGGATCATCGCTTTGTTGATCTTGCCACCGCGGTTGTGCTGAGTAAGCCATTTCGCTTTCACACTTTGGAAGAGAATTAG
- a CDS encoding SDR family oxidoreductase: MPSEAIRLPILICGVPGVPGFNAYHHFRKRFPGEGQVIAIHPSRNRRLTGEGVVSCDTFDAEALAELWDKHRFGSVLSFAGSCNLKACELDPEMADRVNVLGTRNVAMLAAAHGTRMIHLSSDLVFAGRDGGQYLEDDTPDPVTVYGKTMVIGEQVVQDLHPDSCVLRISLPMGLSANGHAGAIDWIESRFARNLPATLYYDEVRTPTYVGCMNRLYERLLGNRLAGLFHAGAPRQLSLYQIAQVINRVGGYSPDLLKGCPRVDAGPMPPRAGDVTMDSSRLLSELGGEIFQPWPLNADWVPEGQNWHVEPLGGEVGPLQIRATLI; the protein is encoded by the coding sequence ATGCCTTCTGAAGCGATCCGATTACCTATTTTGATTTGTGGCGTCCCGGGAGTCCCCGGTTTTAATGCCTACCATCATTTTCGGAAACGCTTTCCTGGTGAAGGGCAAGTGATCGCGATCCACCCCAGTCGCAATCGACGATTGACCGGTGAAGGAGTTGTCAGTTGCGACACGTTTGACGCGGAAGCTTTGGCCGAATTGTGGGACAAGCATCGTTTTGGCAGTGTCCTAAGTTTTGCCGGTTCTTGCAATTTGAAGGCCTGTGAGCTGGACCCTGAAATGGCGGACCGGGTCAATGTCTTGGGGACTCGAAACGTTGCCATGCTTGCTGCGGCGCATGGAACACGCATGATTCATCTTTCCTCGGATTTGGTTTTTGCGGGACGCGACGGCGGGCAGTACTTGGAAGACGATACTCCCGATCCGGTCACGGTGTACGGAAAGACGATGGTGATCGGTGAACAGGTTGTTCAGGATCTGCATCCCGACAGCTGTGTGCTGCGGATCTCCTTGCCGATGGGATTGAGTGCCAACGGGCATGCCGGCGCGATCGACTGGATTGAATCGCGGTTTGCCAGAAACCTGCCTGCCACGCTTTATTACGACGAGGTCCGCACGCCGACTTATGTGGGGTGCATGAATCGTCTGTATGAGCGTTTGCTTGGCAATCGTTTGGCCGGATTGTTCCATGCGGGCGCTCCTCGGCAGCTGAGTCTTTATCAGATCGCGCAAGTTATTAATCGAGTCGGTGGCTATTCCCCGGATCTTTTAAAGGGCTGCCCACGTGTCGATGCTGGCCCAATGCCTCCCAGGGCGGGCGATGTGACGATGGATTCCAGTCGGCTGTTGTCGGAGCTAGGGGGCGAAATTTTCCAGCCCTGGCCATTAAATGCTGATTGGGTGCCTGAAGGCCAAAATTGGCATGTTGAACCACTGGGTGGTGAGGTGGGGCCTCTGCAGATTCGTGCGACGCTTATCTAA